The following are encoded together in the Bacteroidota bacterium genome:
- a CDS encoding beta-lactamase family protein, which translates to MKTIFLPTFLVLLLLFSFSSKAQDFFVEFQNTDYQQTEKLFLENINQYIPQNADGTSERYIESMDPGFFEAWISWIMDEAQIPGASLCFLKDGQMYWKWHNGVANLAQGNPVNDSTVFMACSISKTVIITAIMQLYEEGMFQLDDDVNEYLPFEVKNPLFPDSIITFRYLMTHLSSINDNLELLNSLITYGHDCPIPISSLLEAYLVPGGMYFTDQSYASFPPFQEHNYTNVGATLLAYLVERMTDTDFETYCQNHIFQPLGMEQTSFRLANLDQSRIATPYLQQDGTLIPTDHPGFPVYPSGALRTSAMQLAKLLGMYMQGGTYEGVTILNQNTVDLITTLQYPQVLWPEMMGLIWFFNYGFYKHGGYFPGAQSEYGFSWDR; encoded by the coding sequence ATGAAAACCATTTTCCTGCCAACTTTCTTGGTTCTGCTATTGTTGTTCTCTTTTTCATCCAAAGCCCAGGATTTCTTCGTTGAATTTCAAAACACGGATTATCAGCAAACAGAAAAACTCTTCCTGGAAAATATAAATCAATATATTCCACAGAACGCCGATGGCACTTCTGAAAGATACATTGAGAGTATGGATCCGGGTTTTTTTGAAGCCTGGATATCATGGATCATGGATGAAGCTCAGATACCTGGTGCTTCCCTTTGCTTTTTGAAAGATGGCCAAATGTACTGGAAATGGCATAACGGTGTTGCCAATCTTGCTCAGGGCAATCCTGTGAACGATTCCACGGTTTTCATGGCTTGTTCTATTTCAAAAACTGTTATTATTACCGCCATCATGCAGCTTTATGAAGAAGGGATGTTTCAGTTGGACGATGATGTCAACGAATATCTGCCTTTTGAAGTTAAAAACCCCCTCTTTCCGGATAGCATCATAACTTTTCGTTACCTGATGACTCATCTTTCCTCGATTAACGATAATCTTGAGCTGTTAAACAGCCTGATCACCTATGGGCACGATTGCCCTATTCCCATAAGTTCCCTTCTGGAAGCCTATCTGGTCCCCGGCGGGATGTACTTTACCGATCAGAGCTATGCTTCTTTTCCCCCTTTTCAGGAACATAACTACACAAACGTTGGAGCCACCCTCCTGGCATACCTGGTAGAACGCATGACGGATACCGATTTTGAGACCTATTGCCAGAACCATATTTTCCAGCCTCTGGGGATGGAGCAGACTTCCTTCCGTTTGGCAAATCTTGATCAGTCGAGGATTGCCACCCCCTACCTGCAACAGGATGGAACCCTGATACCAACCGATCATCCGGGTTTTCCGGTTTATCCTTCAGGTGCTCTCCGAACCAGTGCCATGCAGCTGGCAAAACTCCTGGGAATGTATATGCAGGGAGGAACCTATGAGGGTGTTACTATCCTGAATCAGAATACTGTGGATTTGATTACCACATTGCAATACCCACAGGTTCTA